Below is a window of Pocillopora verrucosa isolate sample1 chromosome 6, ASM3666991v2, whole genome shotgun sequence DNA.
ATTTGCCATCTTTTGTTCTCCAACGGGACCTTGTCGTCGTTTGCAATCAAAGCAGGATGAAAGCACACTTCTAACAGTAGAGTTGGCACGAATCAACCAGAAACGTTCGCGCAACAGAGCCAGGACATATTCTCTACCAGAATGGCCGCTTTTCTGGTGAAAGTGGTTCACAAGCAGACGAGCTAGATGAGAATCTTTAGGAATGGTAATCTGATGCTTAGAGTCGTCTGATAGGGTAGCCCTGCTAAGGCGCCCGCCAACACGAAGAAGACCATCGGTCAAGATCGGATCTAATCTTGCAAGAGCACTTGACCCCTTGACGCATTTACCTCCCTTAACGGCTTCTAATTCTTCTGCAAAGGTGAGATTCTGCTCGAACTTGATAATCTCTTTTCCGGCTTCTTCCAACTCTGCGTTTGTCACCAATTTCGCTCCAGATGCGTCAGCAGTATCCAAACAATTCTCCTTTGACACTTTTCTCCTCATCACAAATCTTCTCTGGCAGCGAAGACACAGCGCGATAAACTTCAACAATTTGAACCATGAAGAAAACCGTTGGATGATAGAAACGATACTCGAATCTTTACTCACGTGAACAACAAAAGATTTCGGCAGACCATTTAGCCACACACGCCAACGAGATAGGTAGTCGCTGGGAATCTCATCATCCCAACCCAAACTCTTTCTGCACAGATCCTGAAGGAGCAGTTTTGCCGGAAGGATGAAAGGCGCTGCCATACCGAGAGGATCGTAAACTGAACTCACCACGGAAAGGATACCACGCCTGGTACAAGGTTTCTCCTTAATGTTCACTTTGAAACCAAATGTATCTGTCTCGACAAACCAGGATACACCTAGGGCTCTCTCTGCAGGAAGCACGTCGTTATCAAGATCCAGATCTTTAACACCCTTCACTCTAGCTTCTACAGGAATGGATTCCACGACTTCGCGGTCATTGCTGATCCATTTAGTCAAATTGAAACCTCCCCTCAGCATTAGCCGACGAAGTTCTTCCACATGTTTTATTGCAACAGCCGCTGAAGGTAAGGACTTCAGGCAGTCGTCAACGTAGAAATTCTTCAAGACAGTACTAACCACGTCAGGGGAAAACTCGTGCCTATGATCTTCGGCATTCCGTCGCATGGCGAAGTTAGCACAACTGGGAGACGAAACCGCACCGAACAGATGTATGGTCATCCGATACTCTTCTAATTTCTTAGAGAAGTCGCCACGTGGCCACCAAAGGAACCGTAGGAGGTCTCTATCTACTTCTGGGACACGCACCTGATGGAACATAGATTGAACGTCACCCATGACTGCGACTGGCTCCTGACGGAAACGGATCAGCACGCCAACCAGATTATTGGTTAAGTCAGGACCTTGAAACAGCTCATCATTCAGGGGAGTTCCTTGAGAATGGGCTGAGCAATCGAAAACGACACGTATTCTATCCGGTTTCTTATGATGATAAACGCCGTGGTACGGGATAAACCACACCTTACCATCTGATCTCTCCAGGACATCCAGGGGAACCTTTTCTGCAAAACCGTCACCGATCACCTTCTCAAGACAAGCAACATAGTCCTCGCGAAACTTCACATCTTTAGAGAATTTACGTTTAAGATAGAGGGCACGGCGTTCTGCTTGACTCCGGTTTGCTGGCATCTGCAAGTTGAGGTCCCTTAACGGTAGAGAAACCTGATAATGACCATCTTCACACTGCATAACTGAATCCTCTACAATGTTCATGAACTTTAAGTCATCCCTTGACATGCTTAAACCATCGGAAAGAGTGGCATCTGCAAAATCAGCACATGCTATACACATAGGATGAGTCTCCTTACAGTTAACGAAGAAACTAGAAGATGGGACAAACTTTTGCTTTCTTCCAGTTGGGCCATTGATAACCCAGCCAAGATCAACTCTAGTTGCATATGGACCCCCATCAGAGGCAGGGACAACTTCTCTCGGTTGTAGGGCTTCAGGTACGTTTGCACCAATTAATAGATCCACCTCGGAATTCAATTCTGCTAGGTATACATAGCCTTGAAGGTGCGGCCATCGCTCCACATCCTCTTGTTTCGGGATCTCGTCTTTCACTACAGGCATAGAAGGTCGGGAAAGAACTTCTGGCAAGGAAATGACAACGTTCTCGTCTAGATCAGTCACTTCCAGGTTCGTAACAACGAGACTGTCCACATCGTTGCAGCTATCCATGGTGGTTAGCTTGAGTCTCATTTCCTTGCCGCTAACTCTCAGACGTTTCAGCAGGCTAGCCGAGCAAAAGGTGGTGTTAGATCCATTATCCAGCAACGCATAAGTCTCCACGGACCGAGGACTTCCTTTGACTTTGACCTTCACAGCAACAATGGGCAATGCAGTCACGGAACCCTCCATTGTGGTTAGGCCACAAAAGTGATCAGCTCTGTTCTTCTCAGTACTGGACTGGTTGTTCTCGCTCTGAGGTCCATCCTTACCACGGTCGCACGCAACAATAGCTTCTGGTGCACCTACATGCATTACAGTAGCGTGTCTCTTATTACAGTGAATACAGGGCTTCCTTTTGTGACAACTTCTAGACTGATGGCCTCCACCTAAGCACGAAAAGCATAGCCTCTGCTTCATGACAAACTCCTGACGATCTGTAGGAGGTGCTTTGGCGAAACTGGAACATTCGGTGAGATTGTGATCTGCATAACAAAACAGACAGTTCTTCTTAGAAGAATGAACTGCACTCACCACATCAGCAGATGAATTGAGAGCAGATTTCGTCTCGGAAATCGTGACGAGGCTTAGCTGTTTTCCACCGGGTCTCTCAGACTTCGATCTCGAACCCCTATCCTTGCtgttcttcttctccttttccaaACAAGGAAGCTTGCCAAAAACTGGATTGGACAAGGTGCGAGCTTTCTGTTCAACGAAGAGTGAAATATCATCAATGCAGACATCTCTCGCTTCCGAGTTGAGGATCCGATCAGCGTTGTCCCGCCAACTGGCTTGCAACTTCGGGGGAAGCCTCTCAATAATCTTCCGCATGCTATCCGGACTTTCGAACTTGCTGGAATGGCCGATAGCCTTAAGAGTGTTTGTACAGCTAGAGAGCAAAACGGAAAAGCCTTCTAGGGCGTCTGCATCTTCAGCTTTGATGACTGGACCATTAGTGACTTTATCCACATATGCCATAGCGATTTTGTACTTCTGTCCAAATTTGCTCTCTAAGAGTTTCTTTGCCTTTACGTACCCATCTTCGGCTTTCATGTAGAGGCAACTTTGTACCAACTCTTGAGCTCTGCCAGCTGTGTGCTGTTCGAGGTAATAGAGTCTCCCAGCGTAATCTAGTTCTCTAGTTTCGATTACGGTCTCGAACGCGCGAATGAAAGCACAGTAATGTAAAGGGTCTCCACTGAACACAGGTACACGTCTCCTGGGCAACAAGTTCCTTTGCTGCTGTTTCACGAACTCTTCCATTACTCGGTTCTGCTGGACGAGAATGCCATAGGCCTGGTCGCTCAGACCTGAGTTGCCAGAGCTTGAACTTGAATCACTCACAGCACCCTTATGATCTTTAACCGGGTTACTTGACTTCACAGACAATTTCTCTTTCTTATCGGCAGGTACAAATGACTCACGTTTTGAACCACCAGTCCTTGACTTTTCAGTGATGGAGGATACGACTGAAACGGGACAACGAGGATCCCTAGAGGCCACGTTGATAGGCGCGAAATTACCCGCTTCAGCTTGAGCGTAAGCTTCTTCTCTAGCCACCGCTTTAGCGTACTCAGTTTTGAGGTTTAATTCATCTTTCTTCAACTGCAGGTCGTACTCTTGCCTTTTGAGGCGTAGCTCCGATTCCTGAAGCGAATGGCGGTGTTTCAAAGCGTGTGCCTCCGCTCGAAGTTCCGCGATGCGAGCTGCCTCTTTGGCTCTTGCAGCAGATATGGAGCTCGTTTTAGAAAAGTGACTCGTTCTCGATCCACACATGGATGGTCTAGACTTGCTACGAACCTCGGACCCAATTTGAGAAGCGCTGTCGTCAGGCGTTAACAGGTTATCTTGAAGCCTGGCTTCCGTGACACGTAACCAATCATTGACCGTACGGCAGAAAAAATCTAAACTGCTTTCAATGTCGGCGAAATAGAGGTCTGATTCTTGTCTCTGACTTTCCTCAACCAGAGCTACTTTATACGCGTCATGAGCCTCGGTAAATCTTCGAAATAGCGACGTGATTTCCGACAGCTTTACTTTCACCGTCTCCAAATTATTTTCGTCCGTTAAAAGACTATCGATCTCTCGACGC
It encodes the following:
- the LOC131772813 gene encoding uncharacterized protein, which gives rise to MSRNGSDVYLSYSAGKNGQPAENGPRTRKPNTSLDQEGISLERIRELRKRRGGVLSSLTSKRREIDSLLTDENNLETVKVKLSEITSLFRRFTEAHDAYKVALVEESQRQESDLYFADIESSLDFFCRTVNDWLRVTEARLQDNLLTPDDSASQIGSEVRSKSRPSMCGSRTSHFSKTSSISAARAKEAARIAELRAEAHALKHRHSLQESELRLKRQEYDLQLKKDELNLKTEYAKAVAREEAYAQAEAGNFAPINVASRDPRCPVSVVSSITEKSRTGGSKRESFVPADKKEKLSVKSSNPVKDHKGAVSDSSSSSGNSGLSDQAYGILVQQNRVMEEFVKQQQRNLLPRRRVPVFSGDPLHYCAFIRAFETVIETRELDYAGRLYYLEQHTAGRAQELVQSCLYMKAEDGYVKAKKLLESKFGQKYKIAMAYVDKVTNGPVIKAEDADALEGFSVLLSSCTNTLKAIGHSSKFESPDSMRKIIERLPPKLQASWRDNADRILNSEARDVCIDDISLFVEQKARTLSNPVFGKLPCLEKEKKNSKDRGSRSKSERPGGKQLSLVTISETKSALNSSADVVSAVHSSKKNCLFCYADHNLTECSSFAKAPPTDRQEFVMKQRLCFSCLGGGHQSRSCHKRKPCIHCNKRHATVMHVGAPEAIVACDRGKDGPQSENNQSSTEKNRADHFCGLTTMEGSVTALPIVAVKVKVKGSPRSVETYALLDNGSNTTFCSASLLKRLRVSGKEMRLKLTTMDSCNDVDSLVVTNLEVTDLDENVVISLPEVLSRPSMPVVKDEIPKQEDVERWPHLQGYVYLAELNSEVDLLIGANVPEALQPREVVPASDGGPYATRVDLGWVINGPTGRKQKFVPSSSFFVNCKETHPMCIACADFADATLSDGLSMSRDDLKFMNIVEDSVMQCEDGHYQVSLPLRDLNLQMPANRSQAERRALYLKRKFSKDVKFREDYVACLEKVIGDGFAEKVPLDVLERSDGKVWFIPYHGVYHHKKPDRIRVVFDCSAHSQGTPLNDELFQGPDLTNNLVGVLIRFRQEPVAVMGDVQSMFHQVRVPEVDRDLLRFLWWPRGDFSKKLEEYRMTIHLFGAVSSPSCANFAMRRNAEDHRHEFSPDVVSTVLKNFYVDDCLKSLPSAAVAIKHVEELRRLMLRGGFNLTKWISNDREVVESIPVEARVKGVKDLDLDNDVLPAERALGVSWFVETDTFGFKVNIKEKPCTRRGILSVVSSVYDPLGMAAPFILPAKLLLQDLCRKSLGWDDEIPSDYLSRWRVWLNGLPKSFVVHVSKDSSIVSIIQRFSSWFKLLKFIALCLRCQRRFVMRRKVSKENCLDTADASGAKLVTNAELEEAGKEIIKFEQNLTFAEELEAVKGGKCVKGSSALARLDPILTDGLLRVGGRLSRATLSDDSKHQITIPKDSHLARLLVNHFHQKSGHSGREYVLALLRERFWLIRANSTVRSVLSSCFDCKRRQGPVGEQKMANLPRPRVTPDQPPFTCVGIDYFGPFLVRQKRSMVKRYGAIFTCLALRAVHLEVCHSLDTDSFIHALRRFIARRGQVKEIRSDNGSNFVGGERELRVMIDSWNQAKIHDALLQKSIKWVFNPPGASHHGGVWERLIRSTRKVLGALVKEQSLDDESLQTLLCECESIINGRPLTTVSDDPKDLEPLSPNHLLLLRSETPLPPGLFLESDTYSRRRWRQVQYLADVFWGRWKREYLPLLQSRQKWFRPKKNFAAGDTVIVVDETLPRNAWAIGRITEVFSDKYGFVRRVKVKIKTSTLERPISKLCLLESIEQVEGKIH